The following proteins are encoded in a genomic region of Methanobrevibacter gottschalkii DSM 11977:
- a CDS encoding GIY-YIG nuclease family protein, with protein MKGCYCLIINVDSKKTIKIGKLGKIQFEKGYYIYVGSAMNSLMARIKRHLSDEKKLHWHIDYLLKNAEITDVIYNSSTKKVECELSEFIGSKTTGITDFGCTDCDCKSHLYYFKNRNKAIHCVLNAYDSIDIPCEFFKE; from the coding sequence ATGAAAGGATGTTATTGTTTAATAATTAATGTTGATTCTAAAAAAACAATCAAAATCGGCAAATTGGGAAAAATCCAGTTTGAAAAAGGATATTATATTTATGTAGGTTCTGCCATGAATTCACTAATGGCAAGAATTAAAAGACATTTAAGTGACGAAAAAAAACTTCATTGGCACATTGATTACTTATTAAAAAATGCAGAGATAACTGATGTAATATATAACAGTTCAACAAAAAAAGTAGAATGTGAATTATCCGAGTTTATTGGAAGTAAAACCACTGGAATTACAGATTTTGGATGCACAGATTGTGATTGCAAAAGTCATTTATATTACTTTAAAAATAGGAATAAAGCTATTCATTGTGTTTTAAATGCTTATGACTCAATAGATATTCCATGTGAATTTTTTAAAGAATGA
- a CDS encoding DUF371 domain-containing protein, whose translation MIFKLQTKGHKNVTSLHKSTFEITEDVEIGLAADCIIGTSMDKSMSDFPEEFKDKIANSNTKITVILDTENGHDEIVGFGHENLTLTHPTDMVSRTSDYTCSRTLMIKANKAARDLDDNLIEDLKNEKIMDVTIKLE comes from the coding sequence ATGATTTTTAAACTTCAAACTAAGGGACATAAAAATGTCACTTCACTTCATAAATCTACTTTTGAAATAACCGAGGATGTTGAAATTGGACTGGCTGCGGATTGTATTATTGGAACAAGTATGGACAAATCCATGTCTGATTTTCCAGAAGAATTTAAAGATAAGATAGCTAATTCAAATACAAAAATAACAGTTATTTTAGATACGGAGAATGGACATGATGAAATTGTTGGTTTTGGTCATGAAAATTTGACATTAACTCATCCAACAGATATGGTATCAAGAACTAGCGATTATACTTGTTCCCGTACATTAATGATTAAAGCAAATAAAGCTGCAAGAGATCTTGATGATAATCTGATTGAAGATTTAAAAAATGAAAAAATCATGGATGTTACTATAAAATTAGAGTAA
- the galU gene encoding UTP--glucose-1-phosphate uridylyltransferase GalU, which produces MKAVIPAAGFGTRFLPATKAQPKEMLPVFDKPTIQYVIEEAVASGIDDILIVTGRNKRSIEDHFDKSFELEQTLQSAGKDDRLKQVRAITDLADICYVRQKEQKGLGDAIYCAKKHVGDEAFAVMLGDSITKGPTPCTKQLIDVYRKYGASAISLEAVPREKVERYGIIKGEEVEKGIYNISKLVEKPLAHQAPSNLAIMGRYVLTPDIFDRIDETEPGVGGEIQLTDALQKLDAIYGVIFDGKTYDIGNRLEWLKTSIEFALDDSESKDILIEYMKEMIDGV; this is translated from the coding sequence ATGAAAGCTGTAATTCCGGCAGCAGGTTTTGGAACTAGATTTTTGCCTGCTACTAAAGCACAACCTAAAGAGATGTTGCCTGTTTTTGATAAACCTACTATTCAGTATGTTATTGAAGAAGCAGTAGCTTCAGGTATTGATGATATTTTAATTGTTACTGGTAGAAATAAAAGATCTATTGAAGATCATTTTGATAAATCATTTGAACTTGAACAAACTTTACAGAGTGCTGGTAAAGATGATCGTTTAAAGCAAGTTCGTGCTATTACTGATTTGGCTGATATTTGTTATGTGAGGCAGAAGGAGCAGAAGGGTTTGGGTGATGCTATTTATTGTGCTAAAAAGCATGTTGGTGATGAGGCTTTTGCTGTAATGCTTGGGGATTCTATTACTAAAGGGCCAACTCCATGTACTAAACAGTTGATTGATGTTTATAGGAAGTATGGTGCGTCTGCAATTTCTCTTGAAGCTGTTCCAAGAGAAAAGGTGGAAAGATATGGTATTATTAAGGGGGAGGAAGTTGAAAAGGGTATTTATAATATTTCTAAACTTGTTGAAAAACCGTTAGCTCATCAGGCACCATCTAATTTGGCTATTATGGGGCGTTATGTATTAACACCTGATATTTTTGATAGAATTGATGAAACTGAACCTGGTGTTGGTGGTGAAATCCAACTGACAGATGCTCTTCAAAAATTAGATGCAATTTATGGGGTTATTTTTGATGGAAAAACTTATGATATTGGTAATCGTTTAGAATGGTTAAAAACATCAATAGAATTTGCTCTAGATGATTCTGAATCTAAAGACATTTTAATCGAATATATGAAAGAAATGATTGATGGAGTTTAA
- a CDS encoding aldo/keto reductase: MQYRLIKKTGDEISSIGFGAMRLPLKNGKIDRTEARKLIFHAIDNGINFIDTAYLYGDSETFLGEILTEDIRSKVKICTKLPAINVKKYEDMESFLNEQLRRLNIDCIDYYLIHGVDLKNMNRLLKRDLIKFIEKAKSDGKIKYIGFSYHGPKEEFQTVVDCYDWDVVMVQYNYFDENVQASIEGIEYAASKNMGIFVMEPLKGGILAGNMPKEAEKVFRKSNPDKTNAAWALEWVLNNRNVTCVLSGMDSFEQLDENLAVANRTTPMSMTFEDLETVELVKRVMRNSLKINCSTCGYCMPCPQGVNIPECMKIYNEKYLFNHKGIANLYNDVYLFNPKGLINQSFIDYYQYVGGIMGNSGNAGKCNACGKCLRKCPQKLDIIAELEKVKKEFEFPGVKYMLLFVKHVGFPLYKFINKLLN; encoded by the coding sequence ATGCAGTATAGATTAATCAAAAAAACAGGGGATGAAATTTCATCAATTGGTTTTGGTGCTATGCGTTTGCCATTGAAGAATGGTAAAATTGATAGAACTGAAGCCCGTAAACTTATTTTTCATGCAATAGATAATGGAATCAATTTCATTGACACTGCTTATTTGTATGGTGATAGCGAAACGTTTTTAGGGGAAATTTTAACTGAGGATATACGATCCAAGGTTAAAATATGCACTAAATTACCTGCTATCAATGTTAAAAAATATGAGGACATGGAATCCTTTTTAAATGAACAGTTAAGGAGACTTAATATTGATTGTATTGATTATTATTTAATTCATGGGGTGGATTTAAAAAATATGAATCGCTTGCTAAAACGTGATTTGATTAAATTCATTGAAAAAGCAAAATCTGATGGTAAAATAAAATACATTGGATTTTCATACCATGGTCCTAAAGAAGAATTTCAAACTGTAGTGGACTGTTATGACTGGGATGTTGTAATGGTTCAATATAATTACTTTGATGAAAATGTCCAAGCTAGTATAGAAGGAATAGAATATGCGGCTTCAAAAAACATGGGTATTTTTGTTATGGAACCATTAAAAGGTGGAATTCTTGCAGGTAATATGCCTAAAGAAGCAGAGAAAGTTTTTAGAAAATCTAATCCGGATAAAACTAATGCTGCATGGGCATTGGAATGGGTTTTAAATAATCGTAATGTTACATGTGTTTTATCAGGTATGGATAGTTTTGAGCAGCTTGATGAAAATTTAGCTGTTGCAAATAGAACTACACCAATGTCGATGACTTTTGAAGATTTGGAAACTGTTGAACTTGTTAAAAGAGTAATGAGAAATTCCTTAAAGATTAATTGTTCTACTTGTGGATATTGCATGCCTTGTCCACAGGGTGTAAATATTCCGGAATGTATGAAAATATATAATGAGAAATATTTATTTAACCATAAAGGAATTGCTAATCTGTATAATGATGTCTACTTATTTAATCCAAAAGGTCTTATTAATCAGTCTTTCATTGATTATTACCAATATGTAGGTGGAATTATGGGAAATTCTGGAAATGCAGGTAAATGTAATGCTTGTGGAAAATGTTTGAGGAAATGCCCTCAGAAATTGGATATTATTGCAGAATTGGAGAAGGTTAAGAAAGAATTTGAATTTCCTGGTGTCAAATATATGTTGTTATTTGTTAAACATGTTGGTTTCCCACTTTATAAATTTATAAATAAATTATTAAACTAA
- a CDS encoding TIGR04165 family Cys-rich peptide, producing the protein MKLEELLAPCPKCGSKDKIAHRKMLDNHRAHAEMDTVKCEECGYIFFVNENMEEDEKKQLLNELNKIYG; encoded by the coding sequence ATGAAACTCGAAGAATTATTAGCACCATGTCCAAAATGTGGTTCAAAAGACAAAATAGCTCACAGAAAAATGTTGGATAATCATAGAGCTCACGCAGAAATGGATACTGTAAAATGTGAAGAATGCGGTTATATTTTCTTCGTTAATGAAAACATGGAAGAAGATGAGAAAAAACAATTACTGAATGAATTAAACAAAATATACGGTTAA
- a CDS encoding TIGR04083 family peptide-modifying radical SAM enzyme — MTFHVMIIPTLNCPSKCKYCWGSENKKEMMDIGIIDQIITWLSDFRDDKVHFTFHGGEPLLAGYDFYKTALEKLSLLPNLDGFSLQSNIWLLTDELIDLFVEYNVVVSTSIDGPKEINDYQRGEGYFDKTMARYEAAKNKGLLINFVLTVTDYSKDFSDELYDFFKNEKMNLKIHAALPSLRGDNADSWALEQEEHGKLLVEWLDKYLYDLDKFSIMDLDHISKSSLRRRGTLCTFADCIGTTFAVGFDGSIYPCYRFVGMPDYILGNVGDNPSFDDLKTSDAWVKLQEFRDYVDENCKKCKHVKYCEGGCPYNAIVAYQTPKAVDPQCRAYKMIFDEVSKRMNKEFARSAFGLGGSEPKGEGEAFSIMDLAMKH, encoded by the coding sequence ATGACATTTCACGTAATGATTATTCCCACTCTCAATTGTCCATCAAAATGCAAATATTGTTGGGGTTCTGAAAATAAAAAAGAAATGATGGATATTGGAATTATAGATCAGATTATAACTTGGTTAAGTGATTTCAGAGATGATAAAGTTCATTTTACATTCCATGGTGGTGAACCGCTTCTTGCAGGCTATGATTTTTACAAGACCGCTTTAGAAAAATTGTCTCTATTGCCTAATTTAGATGGATTTTCTCTTCAAAGCAATATTTGGCTTTTAACTGATGAACTTATTGATTTATTTGTTGAGTACAATGTTGTTGTAAGTACAAGTATTGACGGACCAAAAGAAATCAATGATTATCAAAGAGGGGAGGGTTACTTTGATAAAACAATGGCCAGATATGAAGCTGCTAAAAATAAAGGATTATTAATTAACTTTGTTTTAACAGTGACTGATTATTCAAAGGATTTCTCTGATGAATTGTATGATTTCTTTAAAAATGAAAAGATGAATTTAAAAATCCATGCAGCTCTTCCATCACTTCGTGGAGACAATGCAGATTCCTGGGCCCTTGAACAAGAAGAGCATGGTAAATTATTGGTTGAATGGTTGGATAAATACCTTTATGACCTGGACAAATTCTCAATAATGGATTTAGATCATATCTCTAAAAGTTCACTTAGAAGAAGGGGAACTCTGTGTACCTTTGCAGATTGTATAGGAACTACATTTGCGGTTGGTTTTGATGGTTCTATTTATCCATGTTATAGATTTGTGGGAATGCCGGATTACATTTTAGGTAATGTCGGTGACAATCCAAGTTTCGATGACTTAAAGACATCTGATGCATGGGTGAAACTTCAAGAATTCAGAGATTATGTTGATGAAAACTGTAAGAAATGTAAGCATGTTAAATATTGTGAAGGAGGATGTCCTTACAATGCTATTGTTGCATATCAGACACCTAAAGCAGTTGACCCGCAGTGTAGAGCATATAAAATGATATTTGATGAAGTTTCAAAAAGAATGAACAAAGAGTTTGCTCGTTCTGCTTTTGGTTTAGGTGGTTCTGAGCCTAAAGGTGAAGGTGAAGCTTTTAGCATAATGGATTTGGCTATGAAGCATTAA
- a CDS encoding heavy metal translocating P-type ATPase has protein sequence MIDEITDFLFGLKMTIVSGIFLLIAVIFMIFGVNTPIYLNPAWGTVIISGIPMLTLAMSRLIREKWISSALLIAIAMVASLLIGEVFAAGEVAWIMALGAILEDWTVERAKKGLKNLINLTPRTGRRIINGNEEMIFVNEIKIGDILRILPGESVPVDGEIVRGTSSLDQSIMTGESLPIDKEVGDEVFCGTMNMYGAIDIKATSLDENSSLQKLIDLVKAADEKQAPTQRIADKWATWLVPVALIIAVVSWIVTGNIERGVTVLVVFCPCALILATPTAIMAAIGQATKYGVLIKSGEALETLGGLNTLVFDKTGTLTYGNLEVSDVISLNEHLTDEDLLKITASCEKLSEHPLAKAIVNNANEVKIQIEEPEEFKMYPGKGVTCINSYGRVYVGNSKFLSENNIHINIDSQLDKLKHEGKASIIIALNGEVIGLIGLSDVVREDSKSMIDKLHDLGNETILLTGDNTETANYFAAKVGISRVYGNLLPHEKLDRIEKLKNDGKNVCMIGDGVNDAPALKTSDVGVAMGSVGSDVAIEAADIALLGDDIGKIPYLKKLSNSTLFTIKANIAISMTINAVAIVCSVLGLLNPVTGAIVHNAGSCLVVLNAALLYDRHFDDSVKIMDTESVEHSHYHFHNDGEHTHSHDHVHIINEIRTDNGIKHIHAHKHAFRRQICKTYHS, from the coding sequence ATGATAGATGAAATAACTGATTTCCTATTTGGATTAAAAATGACCATTGTTTCAGGTATATTTTTATTAATTGCAGTTATTTTCATGATTTTTGGAGTTAATACTCCAATTTATTTAAACCCTGCATGGGGAACAGTAATAATAAGCGGTATTCCAATGTTGACATTAGCAATGTCAAGATTAATCCGTGAAAAATGGATTTCTTCTGCACTTTTAATTGCAATTGCTATGGTTGCCTCACTTTTGATTGGTGAAGTTTTTGCAGCAGGTGAAGTTGCATGGATTATGGCATTAGGTGCTATTTTGGAAGACTGGACAGTGGAAAGAGCTAAGAAAGGATTAAAAAATCTTATTAATCTAACTCCACGAACAGGTAGGAGAATAATTAATGGTAATGAAGAGATGATATTTGTCAATGAAATTAAAATTGGGGATATTTTAAGAATTCTTCCAGGTGAAAGTGTACCTGTTGATGGTGAAATTGTAAGGGGTACATCTTCGCTTGATCAGTCAATTATGACTGGTGAATCTCTTCCTATTGATAAAGAAGTAGGTGATGAGGTATTTTGCGGAACCATGAATATGTATGGCGCAATTGACATTAAAGCAACTAGTTTGGATGAAAATTCATCACTTCAAAAATTAATTGATCTTGTAAAAGCAGCTGATGAAAAACAAGCTCCAACACAAAGGATTGCTGATAAATGGGCAACTTGGCTTGTTCCTGTTGCATTAATAATTGCTGTTGTATCTTGGATTGTAACGGGTAATATTGAACGTGGAGTAACAGTTTTGGTAGTATTCTGCCCATGTGCATTAATACTTGCAACACCAACTGCAATAATGGCTGCTATTGGTCAGGCAACAAAATATGGGGTACTTATTAAATCTGGTGAAGCACTTGAAACCCTTGGTGGTCTAAATACTTTAGTATTCGATAAAACTGGCACATTAACTTATGGTAACTTAGAAGTTTCTGATGTTATCTCCTTAAATGAGCATTTAACTGATGAAGATTTGCTAAAAATCACTGCTTCATGTGAAAAATTAAGCGAACATCCATTGGCCAAGGCTATTGTAAATAATGCAAATGAAGTTAAAATTCAAATTGAAGAACCAGAAGAATTTAAAATGTATCCCGGTAAGGGAGTTACATGTATAAATTCCTATGGTAGAGTATATGTAGGAAACTCCAAATTTCTATCCGAAAACAATATTCATATAAATATTGATAGTCAATTAGACAAATTAAAACATGAAGGAAAAGCCTCAATTATAATTGCATTAAATGGTGAAGTCATTGGATTAATCGGATTATCTGATGTTGTTCGTGAAGATTCCAAAAGCATGATTGATAAATTACATGATTTAGGTAATGAGACTATATTGCTAACAGGGGATAACACAGAAACTGCTAATTACTTTGCTGCAAAAGTGGGAATTAGCAGAGTTTATGGAAATTTACTGCCGCATGAAAAGCTTGATCGGATTGAAAAACTCAAAAATGATGGTAAAAATGTCTGCATGATTGGAGATGGCGTAAATGATGCACCCGCTTTAAAAACTTCTGATGTGGGTGTTGCAATGGGTTCAGTTGGAAGTGATGTAGCTATCGAAGCAGCCGATATTGCTCTTTTAGGCGATGATATTGGTAAAATTCCCTATCTTAAAAAACTGTCTAATTCTACATTATTTACAATTAAAGCAAACATTGCAATTTCCATGACAATTAATGCAGTAGCTATTGTCTGTTCTGTACTTGGTTTATTAAATCCTGTAACCGGTGCTATTGTTCACAATGCCGGATCTTGTCTTGTAGTTTTAAATGCAGCATTATTATATGACAGGCACTTTGATGATTCAGTTAAAATAATGGATACTGAAAGTGTTGAACATTCTCATTATCATTTCCACAATGATGGTGAACACACACATTCTCATGACCATGTTCATATAATTAATGAAATAAGAACAGATAATGGAATTAAACATATTCATGCTCACAAACATGCTTTTAGAAGGCAAATTTGCAAAACTTATCACAGTTAG
- a CDS encoding CBS domain-containing protein, with protein sequence MLTSVQKEILQTLINLYQSSNGKSIKGEDIAEVMGRNPGTIRNQMQSLRSLGLVKGVPGPRGGYKPTIEAYHSLNITVSDKDSKVPIFKNGNRVEDISVAKIEFTSVPQPSECEAAIKVLGSIKDLTLGDTISIGPTPVNNLGILGTIVGRDDMDNILLLDTKTIRSIPKQSVGEIASRDVISFKMNCTIKDAAKRLAENEIDGAPVMKDGKVVGVFTVSDLVHAIAEDKDNCTVGELMSTNLIIVNEDLKIANAIEVMLKKSISRLIVADNNQDLLGIVTRTDLINIIANLDQFPIITN encoded by the coding sequence ATGTTAACATCTGTTCAAAAGGAAATTTTACAAACCTTAATAAATTTATATCAATCATCTAATGGTAAGTCTATTAAGGGAGAGGATATTGCTGAGGTTATGGGAAGGAATCCCGGAACAATTCGTAATCAGATGCAATCATTAAGAAGCTTAGGTTTAGTTAAGGGTGTACCAGGTCCTAGAGGAGGATATAAGCCAACTATTGAAGCTTACCACTCTTTAAACATAACTGTTTCAGATAAAGATTCCAAAGTGCCTATTTTTAAAAACGGCAATAGGGTTGAGGATATTTCTGTTGCAAAAATTGAATTTACTAGTGTTCCACAACCGAGTGAATGTGAAGCTGCTATTAAAGTTTTAGGAAGTATTAAAGACTTAACTTTAGGCGATACTATAAGTATTGGACCGACTCCTGTCAACAACTTAGGAATTCTTGGAACTATAGTTGGCCGTGATGATATGGACAATATACTTTTACTTGATACGAAGACTATTAGAAGTATTCCTAAACAATCAGTTGGTGAAATTGCAAGTCGTGATGTCATATCCTTTAAAATGAATTGCACTATAAAAGATGCCGCAAAAAGATTAGCTGAAAATGAGATTGATGGTGCACCGGTAATGAAGGATGGAAAAGTAGTTGGTGTATTCACAGTGTCTGATCTTGTTCACGCGATTGCTGAAGATAAAGATAATTGTACTGTTGGTGAATTGATGTCTACAAATCTTATAATTGTTAATGAGGATTTGAAAATAGCTAATGCAATCGAAGTGATGCTTAAAAAATCAATTTCCAGATTAATTGTTGCAGATAACAATCAAGATTTACTAGGTATTGTTACAAGAACAGATTTGATTAATATAATTGCCAATTTAGATCAATTCCCAATAATTACAAACTAA
- a CDS encoding deoxyhypusine synthase: MKVNQINVESNMNVSDLIDNFDASGVLGAGRVARARNILVDMIQDKDMNVFMSLGGPLIPGGMRNVVSKMIKEGHVNLIVSSGANLTHDLVEAFGGAHYRHEGKDDEELNEEGIGRIADINVGSDDFTIFETEITKIFEKIASKRKVISIQELLYEIGLLVEDENSFIANAAKNNVPIFAPGIIDSMIGLQLWIFSQDHDFTISAAGDMPYLSDIVFGSEKVGAILLGGGLTKHYTLASNVITGGLDSAIQITMDRPEAGSLGGAPLEEAKSWAKAKCGSNLASVVGDVTVIFPLIYASALDKINSD, translated from the coding sequence ATGAAGGTTAACCAAATTAATGTAGAAAGTAATATGAATGTGTCTGATTTAATAGATAATTTTGATGCATCCGGTGTTTTGGGTGCTGGTAGAGTAGCTCGTGCACGTAATATTTTAGTTGACATGATACAAGATAAAGACATGAATGTGTTTATGAGTCTTGGAGGTCCCTTAATACCTGGAGGTATGAGAAATGTTGTATCTAAAATGATTAAAGAAGGGCATGTTAATTTAATTGTTTCAAGTGGAGCTAATTTAACACATGATCTTGTAGAGGCATTTGGTGGAGCTCATTATCGCCATGAAGGAAAAGATGATGAAGAATTAAATGAAGAAGGGATAGGTCGTATTGCTGATATTAATGTTGGTTCAGATGATTTTACTATTTTTGAGACAGAAATAACTAAAATATTTGAAAAAATAGCTTCTAAAAGGAAAGTTATTTCAATTCAAGAATTATTATATGAAATTGGTCTTCTAGTTGAAGATGAAAACTCATTTATTGCAAATGCTGCAAAAAATAATGTTCCAATTTTTGCTCCTGGAATAATTGATTCAATGATTGGATTGCAGCTTTGGATTTTTTCCCAGGACCATGACTTTACAATAAGTGCTGCAGGAGATATGCCTTATCTATCTGATATTGTATTCGGTTCGGAGAAAGTTGGTGCAATCCTTTTAGGTGGTGGCCTTACTAAACATTATACTTTAGCATCTAATGTAATTACTGGAGGACTTGATTCAGCTATTCAAATTACAATGGATAGGCCTGAAGCAGGTAGTTTAGGTGGAGCGCCATTAGAAGAAGCAAAATCATGGGCAAAAGCAAAATGCGGATCTAATTTAGCTAGTGTGGTTGGGGATGTTACGGTTATTTTCCCATTAATTTATGCATCTGCATTAGATAAAATCAATAGTGATTAG
- a CDS encoding DUF5654 family protein, translated as MANEVTKLVMETILGLITTAFAFVAGLAWNDAIQKLIATIIGTGDALPSLFIYAIIVTIVAVVVTVLLARVAGKMGIELGE; from the coding sequence ATGGCAAACGAAGTAACCAAATTAGTAATGGAAACAATCTTAGGATTAATTACTACTGCATTTGCATTTGTAGCAGGTTTAGCATGGAATGATGCAATCCAAAAATTAATTGCAACAATCATTGGTACTGGAGATGCACTTCCTAGTTTATTTATCTATGCAATCATCGTGACTATTGTTGCAGTTGTTGTTACAGTACTTCTTGCAAGAGTAGCAGGTAAAATGGGCATAGAACTTGGTGAATAA
- the pyrF gene encoding orotidine-5'-phosphate decarboxylase, whose product MNIKNNLILALDVMNESDAIEICDSIKEYIDTIKIGYPLALAEGLEIINKLKNKFGFKVICDFKVADIDATNSKICDETFKAGADAIICHGFVGEDSVQACLNMANKHGKELFLLTEMSHPGAKMFLQKNADAIAQMGVDMGITNYVAPATRLDRLSEIRNIVGNESYIISPGVGKQGGDGKKTLEYSNAIIVGRSIYESEKPKTACKNLIESLK is encoded by the coding sequence ATGAATATAAAAAATAACTTAATCTTAGCCCTTGATGTAATGAACGAAAGTGATGCTATTGAAATTTGTGATTCAATTAAAGAATACATTGATACAATAAAAATTGGTTATCCATTAGCATTGGCAGAAGGTCTTGAAATTATTAATAAATTAAAAAATAAGTTTGGATTTAAAGTGATATGTGACTTCAAAGTAGCAGACATAGACGCAACAAACTCTAAAATATGTGATGAAACTTTTAAAGCAGGAGCCGATGCAATAATCTGCCATGGCTTTGTTGGAGAAGACAGTGTTCAAGCATGTCTGAATATGGCAAACAAACATGGAAAAGAATTATTTTTACTTACTGAAATGTCTCATCCCGGTGCTAAAATGTTTTTACAAAAAAATGCAGATGCGATAGCTCAAATGGGAGTGGATATGGGAATCACCAACTATGTTGCACCAGCAACTAGATTAGATCGTTTATCAGAAATCAGAAATATTGTTGGAAATGAATCATACATTATTTCACCGGGAGTTGGAAAACAAGGAGGAGACGGTAAAAAAACACTTGAATACTCCAATGCAATCATTGTTGGAAGAAGCATTTATGAATCAGAAAAGCCAAAAACTGCATGCAAAAATTTAATTGAATCTTTAAAATAA
- the cbiM gene encoding cobalt ECF transporter S component CbiM — protein MHIMEGYLPLTWCIVWFVISFIIVAFGIYQIKKIVDETPESKALLAVSGAFMFILSSLKLPSVTGSCSHPCGNGLGAALFGPAVTAVLATIVLLFQAILLAHGGLTTLGANIFSMGIVGPFVAWIAYKGLTKANISSTIAIFFAAFLGDLLTYVATSFQLAFAFPAPTFSAALGKFLVIFAVTQVPLAIGEAILTVIIWDRLKAYKPKLLNKLGALAPNEA, from the coding sequence ATGCATATTATGGAAGGATATTTACCATTAACATGGTGTATTGTGTGGTTTGTCATATCATTCATCATTGTTGCATTTGGTATTTATCAAATTAAAAAAATTGTTGATGAAACCCCTGAATCTAAAGCTTTACTTGCTGTAAGCGGTGCATTCATGTTCATCTTGTCATCTTTGAAATTACCTTCTGTTACTGGAAGTTGTTCTCACCCTTGTGGTAATGGATTGGGCGCAGCATTATTTGGTCCTGCAGTAACTGCAGTATTAGCAACTATTGTTCTTTTATTCCAAGCAATTTTACTTGCTCATGGTGGTTTAACTACATTGGGTGCAAACATATTTTCAATGGGTATTGTCGGACCATTCGTCGCATGGATTGCATACAAAGGTTTGACTAAAGCTAATATCTCTTCTACCATTGCAATATTTTTTGCAGCATTTTTAGGAGATTTATTAACCTACGTAGCTACTTCATTCCAATTAGCATTTGCTTTCCCAGCTCCTACTTTCAGTGCAGCTTTAGGAAAATTCTTAGTTATTTTTGCAGTAACTCAAGTACCATTAGCTATTGGTGAAGCTATATTGACTGTAATTATTTGGGATAGATTAAAAGCTTACAAACCAAAATTGTTGAACAAACTTGGTGCATTAGCTCCTAATGAAGCATAG
- a CDS encoding energy-coupling factor ABC transporter substrate-binding protein: MKTSTLIILAVVCIILFVAPLAMYNGHGEDDGYFGGADDAAGEAIEESGFEPWFSSIWEPPSGEIESLLFALQAAIGAIIIGYAFGYWRGKGKEE, translated from the coding sequence ATGAAAACATCTACATTAATTATTTTAGCAGTTGTTTGTATTATATTATTTGTAGCACCATTGGCAATGTATAATGGTCATGGGGAAGATGATGGATACTTTGGTGGTGCAGATGATGCTGCAGGCGAAGCTATTGAGGAATCAGGTTTTGAACCTTGGTTTTCATCAATTTGGGAACCACCTAGTGGTGAAATAGAAAGTTTATTATTTGCTCTTCAAGCAGCTATAGGTGCAATCATTATTGGATATGCATTTGGTTACTGGAGAGGTAAAGGTAAAGAAGAATAA